A single genomic interval of Prionailurus viverrinus isolate Anna chromosome A2, UM_Priviv_1.0, whole genome shotgun sequence harbors:
- the RNF123 gene encoding E3 ubiquitin-protein ligase RNF123 isoform X1 translates to MASKGSSMSFSRKSYRLTSDAEKSRVTGIVQEKLLNDYLHRIFSSPEHAPTAATSRKPLNFQNLPEHLDQLLHVDNEDEESQGQVEGRLGPSTVVLDHTGGFEGLLLVDDDLLGVIGHSNFGTIRSTTCVYKGKWVYEVLISSQGLMQIGWCTINCRFNQEEGVGDTHNSYAYDGNRVRKWNVTTTNYGKAWAAGDIVSCLIDLDDGTLSFCLNGVSLGTAFENLSRGLGMAYFPAISLSFKESVAFNFGSRPLRYPVAGYRPLQDPPRADLVRAQKLLGCFRAVLSVELDPVEGRLVEKDSSEWQLQGQPTVLLTLAHIFHRFAPLLRKVYLVEAVLMSFLRGVVEAGTPAQAQSMVRQILDLLWLFMEDYEVQDCLKQLMMSLLRLYRFSPIVPDLSLQIHYLRLTIAILRHEKSRKFLLSNVLFDVLRSVVFFYIKSPLRVEEAGLQELIPTTWWPHRSSREGKDSKDVKDETAEEHRRRRAYERGCQRLKKRIEVVEELQVQILKLLLNNKDDNGGEASRYIFLTKFRKFLQENASGRGNMPMLCPPEYMVCFLHRLISALRYYWDEYKASNPRASFSEEAYIPPQVFYNGKVDYFDLQRLGGLLSHLRKTLKDDLASKANILIDPLELQAATMDDLDEDEEPAPAAAQRPMQALAMGGVLPLPRPSWLSSPTLGRANRFLSTAAVSLMTPRRPLTTSEKVKVRTLSAEQRTREDIEGSHWNEGLLLGRPPEEPEQPLTENSLLEVLDGAVMMYNLSVHQQLGKMVGVSDDVNEYAVALRDTEDKLRRCPKRRKDILAELTKSQKVFSEKLDHLSRRLAWVHATVYSQEKMLDIYWLLRVCLRTVEHGDRTGSLFAFMPEFYLSVAINSYSALKNYFGPVHSMEELPGYEETLTRLAAILAKHFADTRIVGTDIRDSLMQALASYVCYPHSLRAVERIPEEQRIAMVRSLLAPYEQRPWAQTNWILVRLWRGCGFGYRYTRLPHLLKTKPEDANLPSLQKPCPSTLLQQHMADLLREGPDVAPSFLNSVLNQLNWAFSEFIGMIQEIQQAAERLERNFVDSRQLKVCATCFDLSVSLLRVLEMTITLVPEIFLDWARPTSEMLLRRLAQLLNQVLNRVTAERNLFDRVVTLRLPGLESVDHYPILVAVTGILVRLLVHGPASGTERATSVLLADPCFQLRSICYLLGQPEPPAPGTVLPAPDRKRFSLQSYTDYISVEELAQVEQMLAHLTSASAQAAAASLVSGSHCTHVHTTQTHVSTNVHTTHVWHVSLSGYLTPAHPALCSLQPTSEEDLCPICYAHPISAVFQPCGHKSCKACINQHLMNNKDCFFCKATIVSVEDWEKAASTSTTSSAA, encoded by the exons ATGGCATCTAAGGGGTCCAGCATGTCTTTCTCCCGCAAGAGCTATCGGCTGACATCAGATGCTGAGAAATCCAGGGTCACAG GTATTGTGCAGGAGAAACTACTGAATGACTACCTGCACCGCATCTTTTCCTCTCCTGAGCATGCGCCCACCGCAGCCACCAGCAG GAAACCCCTGAACTTCCAGAACCTGCCAGAGCATCTGGACCAGCTGTTACATGTAGACAATGAGGACGAGGAGAGCCAGG GACAGGTTGAAGGGCGGCTTGGCCCATCCACTGTGGTCCTGGACCACACAGGTGGCTTCGAGGGGCTTCTTCTGGTGGATGATGACCTCCTAGGG GTGATTGGACACAGCAACTTTGGTACTATCCGCTCAACCACGTGTGTGTATAAAG GGAAATGGGTCTACGAGGTGCTCATCTCCTCTCAGGGACTCATGCAGATTGGCTGGTGCACTATCAACTGCCGTTTTAATCAGGAG GAGGGGGTTGGAGATACACACAACTCCTATGCTTATGATGGCAACCGGGTACGCAAGTGGAATGTGACCACAACGAATTATGGCAAG GCATGGGCAGCGGGAGACATCGTGAGCTGCCTGATTGACCTGGACGATGGCACTCTGTCCTTCTGCCT GAATGGCGTGTCACTGGGCACCGCTTTTGAGAACTTGTCCAGGGGCCTGGGCATGGCCTACTTCCCAGCCATCAGCCTTTCCTTTAAGGAGTCTGTGGCCTTCAACTTTGGCAGCCGTCCCTTGCG CTACCCAGTGGCAGGTTACCGGCCCCTGCAGGACCCACCCCGTGCTGACCTGGTGCGGGCGCAGAAGTTGCTGGGCTGCTTCCGGGCAGTGCTCAGCGTGGAGCTGGACCCTGTG GAAGGCCGGCTGGTGGAGAAGGACAGCTCCGAGTGGCAGTTGCAGGGCCAGCCCACCGTCCTCCTCACACTGGCCCACATCTTCCATCGCTTCGCACCGCTCCTG CGCAAGGTAtacctggtagaggctgtgctcATGAGCTTCCTGCGGGGCGTCGTGGAGGCAGGCACCCCTGCACAGGCCCAGTCCATGGTGCGTCAGATCCTCGACCTCCTGTGGCTCTTCATGGAG GACTACGAGGTACAGGATTGCCTCAAGCAATTGATGATGTCCCTGCTGCGGCTTTACCGGTTCTCACCCATCGTCCCAGACCTGAGCCTACAG ATCCACTACCTGCGGCTCACCATCGCCATCCTGAGGCATGAGAAGTCCCGCAAGTTTCTGCTTAGCAATGTCCT CTTCGACGTGCTCCGGTCTGTTGTCTTCTTTTACATCAAGAGCCCTCTGCGAGTGGAGGAGGCTGGCCTACAGGAGCTCATTCCCACTACCTGGTGGCCCCACCGCTCCAGCAGGGAG gGCAAAGACAGTAAGGATGTAAAGGATGAGACCGCTGAGGAGCACAGGCGGAGGCGTGCCTACGAACGTGGCTGCCAAAGGCTCAAGAAGCGCATCGAAG TGGTGGAAGAACTACAGGTCCAGATCCTGAAGCTGCTGCTGAACAATAAAGATGATAATGGG GGGGAGGCTTCTAGGTACATCTTCCTGACCAAGTTCCGAAAGTTTCTACAGGAGAATGCCAGTGGCCGGGGG AATATGCCCATGCTGTGTCCCCCTGAGTACATGGTCTGCTTCTTGCACCGGCTGATATCTGCCCTGCGCTACTACTGGGATGAATACAAGGCTTCGAACCCTCGTGCCTCCTTCAGTGAGG AGGCCTACATACCGCCTCAGGTCTTCTATAATGGCAAGGTGGACTACTTTGACCTGCAGCGCCTGGGAGGCCTCCTCTCACACCTTCGGAAGACCCTCAAAG ATGACCTTGCCTCCAAGGCCAACATCCTGATCGACCCACTGGAGCTCCAGGCAGCCACCATGGATGACCTGGACGAGGACGAGGAGCCAGCCCCAGCTGCGGCCCAG CGCCCCATGCAGGCTCTGGCCATGGGGGGCGTACTGCCCCTGCCCcggcccagctggctcagttctCCAACCCTGGGCCGAGCTAACCGCTTCCTCAGCACAGCGGCTGTGAGCCTGATGACCCCACGGCGGCCTCTGACCACCTCGGAGAAAGTGAAGGTCCGCACGCTGAGCGCAGAACAGAGGACTCGTGAGGACA TTGAGGGCAGTCACTGGAATGAGGGCCTGCTGCTGGGGCGGCCCCCGGAGGAGCCTGAGCAGCCCCTCACGGAGAACTCCCTGCTGGAAGTCCTGGATGGCGCCGTCATGATGTATAATCTCAGCGTTCACCAGCAGCTGGGCAAG ATGGTGGGTGTGTCTGATGATGTCAATGAGTATGCAGTGGCTCTGAGGGACACAGAGGACAAGCTCCGGCGGTGCCCCAAGCGG AGAAAGGACATCCTTGCAGAGTTGACCAAGAGTCAGAAGGTTTTCTCAGAAAAGCTGGACCACCTGAGTCGCCGTCTTGCCTGGGTCCATGCCACTGTCTACTCCCAG GAGAAGATGCTAGATATCTACTGGCTACTACGCGTCTGCCTGCGGACCGTCGAGCATGGCGACCGCACAGGTTCTCTCTTTGCCTTCATGCCTGAGTTCTACTTGAGCGTGGCCATCAACAGCTACAGTGCTCTCAAGAATTACTTTGGCCCCGTGCACAGCATGGAGGAGCTCCCAG GCTATGAAGAGACTCTGACACGCCTGGCTGCCATCCTTGCCAAACACTTTGCCGATACACGCATCGTGGGCACTG ACATCCGTGACTCGCTGATGCAGGCCCTGGCTAGCTACGTGTGCTACCCACACTCCCTGCGGGCTGTGGAGCGGATCCCTGAGGAGCA GCGTATTGCCATGGTAAGGAGCCTCCTGGCTCCCTATGAGCAGCGGCCCTGGGCCCAGACCAACTGGATCCTGGTGCGACTCTGGAGG GGCTGTGGCTTTGGGTACCGCTATACACGGCTGCCGCACCTGCTGAAAACCAAGCCAGAGGATGCCAACTTACCTAGCCTCCAGA agccctgcccctccaccctgcttCAGCAGCACATGGCAGACCTACTGCGGGAGGGTCCTGATGTGGCACCCAGCTTCCTCAACAGCGTCCTCAACCAGCTCAACTGGGCCTTCTCTGAGTTCATCGGCATGATCCAGGAG ATCCAACAGGCTGCCGAGCGCCTAGAGCGGAACTTTGTGGACAGCCGGCAGCTCAAGGTGTGTGCCACCTGCTTTGACCTCTCGGTCAGCCTGCTGCGTGTCTTGGAGATGACCATCACGCTGGTGCCTGAGATATTCCTGGACTGGGCCCGGCCTACCTCTGAGATGCTGCTGCGGCGTCTCGCACAG CTGCTGAACCAGGTGCTGAACCGGGTGACGGCCGAGAGGAACCTGTTTGACCGCGTGGTCACCCTGCGGCTGCCTG GCCTGGAGAGCGTGGACCACTATCCCATTCTGGTGGCTGTGACAGGCATCCTGGTGCGGCTCCTGGTGCATGGCCCGGCGTCAGG GACAGAAAGAGCCACGTCAGTGCTCCTGGCTGATCCCTGCTTCCAGCTCCGCTCTATATGCTATCTCCTGGGGCAGCCAGAGCCTCCTGCCCCTGGCACTGTCCTGCCTGCCCCTGACCGGAAGCGCTTCTCCCTACAGAGCT ACACAGATTACATCAGCGTTGAGGAGCTGGCCCAGGTGGAACAGATGCTGGCACACCTGACTTCTGCGTCGGCCCAGGCAGCAGCTGCCTCCCTGGTGAGTGGGAGCCACTGCACACACGTCCACACCACCCAAACACACGTTAGCACAAATGTGCATACCACACACGTGTGGCATGTGTCCTTGTCCGGGTATCTGACCCCAGCCCACCCTGCACTCTGCTCCCTGCAGCCCACCAGCGAGGAGGATCTCTGCCCCATCTGCTATGCTCACCCCATTTCTGCCGTGTTCCAGCCCTGTGGCCACAAGTCCTGCAA AGCCTGCATCAACCAGCATCTGATGAACAACAAGGATTGCTTCTTCTGCAAAGCCACCATCGTGTCTGTAGAGGACTGGGAGAAGGCAGCCAGTACCAGTACCACTTCCTCGGCAGCCTAG
- the RNF123 gene encoding E3 ubiquitin-protein ligase RNF123 isoform X2 translates to MASKGSSMSFSRKSYRLTSDAEKSRVTGIVQEKLLNDYLHRIFSSPEHAPTAATSRKPLNFQNLPEHLDQLLHVDNEDEESQGQVEGRLGPSTVVLDHTGGFEGLLLVDDDLLGVIGHSNFGTIRSTTCVYKGKWVYEVLISSQGLMQIGWCTINCRFNQEEGVGDTHNSYAYDGNRVRKWNVTTTNYGKAWAAGDIVSCLIDLDDGTLSFCLNGVSLGTAFENLSRGLGMAYFPAISLSFKESVAFNFGSRPLRYPVAGYRPLQDPPRADLVRAQKLLGCFRAVLSVELDPVEGRLVEKDSSEWQLQGQPTVLLTLAHIFHRFAPLLRKVYLVEAVLMSFLRGVVEAGTPAQAQSMVRQILDLLWLFMEDYEVQDCLKQLMMSLLRLYRFSPIVPDLSLQIHYLRLTIAILRHEKSRKFLLSNVLFDVLRSVVFFYIKSPLRVEEAGLQELIPTTWWPHRSSREGKDSKDVKDETAEEHRRRRAYERGCQRLKKRIEVVEELQVQILKLLLNNKDDNGGEASRYIFLTKFRKFLQENASGRGNMPMLCPPEYMVCFLHRLISALRYYWDEYKASNPRASFSEEAYIPPQVFYNGKVDYFDLQRLGGLLSHLRKTLKDDLASKANILIDPLELQAATMDDLDEDEEPAPAAAQVPRTAAVSLMTPRRPLTTSEKVKVRTLSAEQRTREDIEGSHWNEGLLLGRPPEEPEQPLTENSLLEVLDGAVMMYNLSVHQQLGKMVGVSDDVNEYAVALRDTEDKLRRCPKRRKDILAELTKSQKVFSEKLDHLSRRLAWVHATVYSQEKMLDIYWLLRVCLRTVEHGDRTGSLFAFMPEFYLSVAINSYSALKNYFGPVHSMEELPGYEETLTRLAAILAKHFADTRIVGTDIRDSLMQALASYVCYPHSLRAVERIPEEQRIAMVRSLLAPYEQRPWAQTNWILVRLWRGCGFGYRYTRLPHLLKTKPEDANLPSLQKPCPSTLLQQHMADLLREGPDVAPSFLNSVLNQLNWAFSEFIGMIQEIQQAAERLERNFVDSRQLKVCATCFDLSVSLLRVLEMTITLVPEIFLDWARPTSEMLLRRLAQLLNQVLNRVTAERNLFDRVVTLRLPGLESVDHYPILVAVTGILVRLLVHGPASGTERATSVLLADPCFQLRSICYLLGQPEPPAPGTVLPAPDRKRFSLQSYTDYISVEELAQVEQMLAHLTSASAQAAAASLVSGSHCTHVHTTQTHVSTNVHTTHVWHVSLSGYLTPAHPALCSLQPTSEEDLCPICYAHPISAVFQPCGHKSCKACINQHLMNNKDCFFCKATIVSVEDWEKAASTSTTSSAA, encoded by the exons ATGGCATCTAAGGGGTCCAGCATGTCTTTCTCCCGCAAGAGCTATCGGCTGACATCAGATGCTGAGAAATCCAGGGTCACAG GTATTGTGCAGGAGAAACTACTGAATGACTACCTGCACCGCATCTTTTCCTCTCCTGAGCATGCGCCCACCGCAGCCACCAGCAG GAAACCCCTGAACTTCCAGAACCTGCCAGAGCATCTGGACCAGCTGTTACATGTAGACAATGAGGACGAGGAGAGCCAGG GACAGGTTGAAGGGCGGCTTGGCCCATCCACTGTGGTCCTGGACCACACAGGTGGCTTCGAGGGGCTTCTTCTGGTGGATGATGACCTCCTAGGG GTGATTGGACACAGCAACTTTGGTACTATCCGCTCAACCACGTGTGTGTATAAAG GGAAATGGGTCTACGAGGTGCTCATCTCCTCTCAGGGACTCATGCAGATTGGCTGGTGCACTATCAACTGCCGTTTTAATCAGGAG GAGGGGGTTGGAGATACACACAACTCCTATGCTTATGATGGCAACCGGGTACGCAAGTGGAATGTGACCACAACGAATTATGGCAAG GCATGGGCAGCGGGAGACATCGTGAGCTGCCTGATTGACCTGGACGATGGCACTCTGTCCTTCTGCCT GAATGGCGTGTCACTGGGCACCGCTTTTGAGAACTTGTCCAGGGGCCTGGGCATGGCCTACTTCCCAGCCATCAGCCTTTCCTTTAAGGAGTCTGTGGCCTTCAACTTTGGCAGCCGTCCCTTGCG CTACCCAGTGGCAGGTTACCGGCCCCTGCAGGACCCACCCCGTGCTGACCTGGTGCGGGCGCAGAAGTTGCTGGGCTGCTTCCGGGCAGTGCTCAGCGTGGAGCTGGACCCTGTG GAAGGCCGGCTGGTGGAGAAGGACAGCTCCGAGTGGCAGTTGCAGGGCCAGCCCACCGTCCTCCTCACACTGGCCCACATCTTCCATCGCTTCGCACCGCTCCTG CGCAAGGTAtacctggtagaggctgtgctcATGAGCTTCCTGCGGGGCGTCGTGGAGGCAGGCACCCCTGCACAGGCCCAGTCCATGGTGCGTCAGATCCTCGACCTCCTGTGGCTCTTCATGGAG GACTACGAGGTACAGGATTGCCTCAAGCAATTGATGATGTCCCTGCTGCGGCTTTACCGGTTCTCACCCATCGTCCCAGACCTGAGCCTACAG ATCCACTACCTGCGGCTCACCATCGCCATCCTGAGGCATGAGAAGTCCCGCAAGTTTCTGCTTAGCAATGTCCT CTTCGACGTGCTCCGGTCTGTTGTCTTCTTTTACATCAAGAGCCCTCTGCGAGTGGAGGAGGCTGGCCTACAGGAGCTCATTCCCACTACCTGGTGGCCCCACCGCTCCAGCAGGGAG gGCAAAGACAGTAAGGATGTAAAGGATGAGACCGCTGAGGAGCACAGGCGGAGGCGTGCCTACGAACGTGGCTGCCAAAGGCTCAAGAAGCGCATCGAAG TGGTGGAAGAACTACAGGTCCAGATCCTGAAGCTGCTGCTGAACAATAAAGATGATAATGGG GGGGAGGCTTCTAGGTACATCTTCCTGACCAAGTTCCGAAAGTTTCTACAGGAGAATGCCAGTGGCCGGGGG AATATGCCCATGCTGTGTCCCCCTGAGTACATGGTCTGCTTCTTGCACCGGCTGATATCTGCCCTGCGCTACTACTGGGATGAATACAAGGCTTCGAACCCTCGTGCCTCCTTCAGTGAGG AGGCCTACATACCGCCTCAGGTCTTCTATAATGGCAAGGTGGACTACTTTGACCTGCAGCGCCTGGGAGGCCTCCTCTCACACCTTCGGAAGACCCTCAAAG ATGACCTTGCCTCCAAGGCCAACATCCTGATCGACCCACTGGAGCTCCAGGCAGCCACCATGGATGACCTGGACGAGGACGAGGAGCCAGCCCCAGCTGCGGCCCAGGTGCCGCG CACAGCGGCTGTGAGCCTGATGACCCCACGGCGGCCTCTGACCACCTCGGAGAAAGTGAAGGTCCGCACGCTGAGCGCAGAACAGAGGACTCGTGAGGACA TTGAGGGCAGTCACTGGAATGAGGGCCTGCTGCTGGGGCGGCCCCCGGAGGAGCCTGAGCAGCCCCTCACGGAGAACTCCCTGCTGGAAGTCCTGGATGGCGCCGTCATGATGTATAATCTCAGCGTTCACCAGCAGCTGGGCAAG ATGGTGGGTGTGTCTGATGATGTCAATGAGTATGCAGTGGCTCTGAGGGACACAGAGGACAAGCTCCGGCGGTGCCCCAAGCGG AGAAAGGACATCCTTGCAGAGTTGACCAAGAGTCAGAAGGTTTTCTCAGAAAAGCTGGACCACCTGAGTCGCCGTCTTGCCTGGGTCCATGCCACTGTCTACTCCCAG GAGAAGATGCTAGATATCTACTGGCTACTACGCGTCTGCCTGCGGACCGTCGAGCATGGCGACCGCACAGGTTCTCTCTTTGCCTTCATGCCTGAGTTCTACTTGAGCGTGGCCATCAACAGCTACAGTGCTCTCAAGAATTACTTTGGCCCCGTGCACAGCATGGAGGAGCTCCCAG GCTATGAAGAGACTCTGACACGCCTGGCTGCCATCCTTGCCAAACACTTTGCCGATACACGCATCGTGGGCACTG ACATCCGTGACTCGCTGATGCAGGCCCTGGCTAGCTACGTGTGCTACCCACACTCCCTGCGGGCTGTGGAGCGGATCCCTGAGGAGCA GCGTATTGCCATGGTAAGGAGCCTCCTGGCTCCCTATGAGCAGCGGCCCTGGGCCCAGACCAACTGGATCCTGGTGCGACTCTGGAGG GGCTGTGGCTTTGGGTACCGCTATACACGGCTGCCGCACCTGCTGAAAACCAAGCCAGAGGATGCCAACTTACCTAGCCTCCAGA agccctgcccctccaccctgcttCAGCAGCACATGGCAGACCTACTGCGGGAGGGTCCTGATGTGGCACCCAGCTTCCTCAACAGCGTCCTCAACCAGCTCAACTGGGCCTTCTCTGAGTTCATCGGCATGATCCAGGAG ATCCAACAGGCTGCCGAGCGCCTAGAGCGGAACTTTGTGGACAGCCGGCAGCTCAAGGTGTGTGCCACCTGCTTTGACCTCTCGGTCAGCCTGCTGCGTGTCTTGGAGATGACCATCACGCTGGTGCCTGAGATATTCCTGGACTGGGCCCGGCCTACCTCTGAGATGCTGCTGCGGCGTCTCGCACAG CTGCTGAACCAGGTGCTGAACCGGGTGACGGCCGAGAGGAACCTGTTTGACCGCGTGGTCACCCTGCGGCTGCCTG GCCTGGAGAGCGTGGACCACTATCCCATTCTGGTGGCTGTGACAGGCATCCTGGTGCGGCTCCTGGTGCATGGCCCGGCGTCAGG GACAGAAAGAGCCACGTCAGTGCTCCTGGCTGATCCCTGCTTCCAGCTCCGCTCTATATGCTATCTCCTGGGGCAGCCAGAGCCTCCTGCCCCTGGCACTGTCCTGCCTGCCCCTGACCGGAAGCGCTTCTCCCTACAGAGCT ACACAGATTACATCAGCGTTGAGGAGCTGGCCCAGGTGGAACAGATGCTGGCACACCTGACTTCTGCGTCGGCCCAGGCAGCAGCTGCCTCCCTGGTGAGTGGGAGCCACTGCACACACGTCCACACCACCCAAACACACGTTAGCACAAATGTGCATACCACACACGTGTGGCATGTGTCCTTGTCCGGGTATCTGACCCCAGCCCACCCTGCACTCTGCTCCCTGCAGCCCACCAGCGAGGAGGATCTCTGCCCCATCTGCTATGCTCACCCCATTTCTGCCGTGTTCCAGCCCTGTGGCCACAAGTCCTGCAA AGCCTGCATCAACCAGCATCTGATGAACAACAAGGATTGCTTCTTCTGCAAAGCCACCATCGTGTCTGTAGAGGACTGGGAGAAGGCAGCCAGTACCAGTACCACTTCCTCGGCAGCCTAG